GCCACCGGAAAACCGCGCAGGCGCAGATTGTTGACGGTGGCCTGGACCTGGCTGTGTTCGCGGTTGGTGATGTAGTAGACGGTGATGCCTTTCTTGTCCGCCGCCTGCAAGAACTCCACCGCGCCGGGCAGGGCCCGGGCCTTGGCCTGGTCGACCCAGGTGTTCCAGCGGTCGTAGGAATAGACCTGGTTGCTGAGGATGTCCCGCGCGTTAAGCGGCACGTTGTCCAGCACGGTTTCGTCGATATCCACCACCACCGCCGGCGGCAGGCCGGCGAGGTTGCGCGGCGGCAAGGGCAGGGCGTCCCAGGTCGGGTCGGCCAAGGCGGCATCCAGCTGGCGCGTGGCACTGGCGAAGACTTGTGTGTAGATCAGCTCGTGCTCGATGGAGGTCTGCGTCCACAGCACCGCGTCCAATTGGTCGTTGGCGGGCGGTTGCTGCTGGCAGCCCACCAGGGCGGTGGAGAGCAGGCACACACTGGAGAAAATTAGATTACGCATGAACGGTCAGCC
The Pseudomonas poae DNA segment above includes these coding regions:
- a CDS encoding acid phosphatase — its product is MRNLIFSSVCLLSTALVGCQQQPPANDQLDAVLWTQTSIEHELIYTQVFASATRQLDAALADPTWDALPLPPRNLAGLPPAVVVDIDETVLDNVPLNARDILSNQVYSYDRWNTWVDQAKARALPGAVEFLQAADKKGITVYYITNREHSQVQATVNNLRLRGFPVAHNEQVLAAGTPTGHCEQAGYGKNCRRQWVASHARVLMLAGDSLGDFVQAEHNTLADQRKAAAPYLAWLGQRWFVLPNPTYGNWYSAPYGDQEKLPFERKRQLKQQALHLEN